The following proteins come from a genomic window of Leptospira andrefontaineae:
- the panB gene encoding 3-methyl-2-oxobutanoate hydroxymethyltransferase → MRDVSKIFPRGPKPVEKKITVLTCYDFMFARILEESGVDCILVGDTLGVVYQGQPTTLPVTLDEMIYHAKAVRRGAPNTFIVVDLPFLSYQVSLEEGIRSAGKVMKESGCDAVKFEGGGPEILELIYKLERIGIPVMGHIGLTPQSVNVFGGHKIQGKAEQDKARLISEAKGISDAGAFSIVFELIPSALAKEISESVPIPTIGIGAGAATDGQVLVIYDFLGLNKSFKPKFLKTFLNGYDDVSGAVKNYIQEVRNGSFPGPEHSH, encoded by the coding sequence ATGAGAGATGTTAGCAAAATATTTCCCAGAGGACCAAAACCTGTAGAGAAAAAGATCACGGTATTGACCTGCTATGATTTTATGTTCGCAAGGATTTTAGAAGAATCCGGTGTGGATTGTATTCTCGTCGGGGACACTCTAGGTGTTGTTTACCAAGGCCAACCTACCACCTTGCCGGTGACCTTGGACGAGATGATCTATCATGCAAAGGCAGTTAGAAGAGGAGCCCCGAATACATTCATAGTCGTTGACCTTCCATTTCTAAGTTATCAGGTTTCTTTGGAAGAAGGGATCCGCTCCGCCGGAAAGGTAATGAAAGAGAGCGGATGTGATGCGGTAAAATTCGAAGGCGGCGGTCCTGAGATTTTGGAACTTATCTATAAACTGGAAAGAATAGGGATCCCTGTTATGGGACATATAGGCCTTACTCCTCAATCCGTGAACGTTTTCGGAGGACATAAAATCCAAGGAAAAGCTGAACAAGATAAGGCCAGATTGATAAGCGAAGCAAAAGGGATCTCCGATGCTGGAGCCTTCTCCATTGTTTTCGAGCTAATACCTTCTGCTCTTGCTAAAGAAATTTCCGAATCCGTCCCAATTCCTACGATAGGGATAGGGGCAGGAGCAGCGACCGATGGACAGGTGCTGGTAATTTACGATTTTCTTGGATTGAATAAGAGCTTTAAGCCTAAGTTCTTAAAAACTTTCCTGAATGGATACGACGATGTCTCTGGCGCAGTCAAAAATTATATTCAGGAAGTGAGAAATGGAAGTTTTCCCGGGCCGGAACATTCTCATTAA